Within Marmota flaviventris isolate mMarFla1 chromosome 13, mMarFla1.hap1, whole genome shotgun sequence, the genomic segment AGACAGCTGAGGCCTGGGTGTGGATAGGCTAAAAAGAAATTGCAGGGCCCAGGTGGTGCCAGTCACAACCCAGGAATGGGATAAGCTGCTGGCTCATCTCGCCCTGGACCAGGGACCAGAGAGACCAGCTGACACAGCAGCTGGGGCAGCAGCAGGCGGAGGTACAGCAGCTGCAGCAGGAGCTGACTGAGGAGCAGAAGTTTCGAGAAACCTTGGAGATGAGCCTGGTCCGGGCCACCATTTTCCTACAGGACATTCTGCAGGTACAAGAAAGTAGGAGGCAGCAGGAAGGAGTGGAAGGACAGTTTTCAAAGAGTATGACCACCTGGAAGAGGCCAGGCTAGGGCCAAGCTGAGAGGCCTGTTTTCCCTGAGAGACTCCTGGCCAGTCTGTTCTTTTCTGATTCTATAGATTTCAAAAATCCCTTTGagtgttggcacacacctgtaatcccagcaatgcgggaggctgaggcaggaggatcacaagttcgaagccagccttagcaatttagagagaccctcagcaacttagtgagaccgtgtctcaaaataaaaagtaaaaagggctggggatgtagctcagtgataaagcaaccctaggttaaatcctcagtgcacacacacatacacacacacacacaaaatccgtTTGAGATCTCATAAGAACTGAATGCCTTCTTTGAGGTTCTGGGAAACCTCAGGCCTCAGTGTTCCCAATTGGAGAATGGGTATCCCATTTCAGTGAGGGGACAATGAGAAAATAGGCACTGGATTTGAAGTATCCCCAGAGGAAGGCGGGACTTGGAACCACTGTGGGCCTGACCCCGCCCCCACCTCTGGCAGATGCAATCAGAGGAAAAGGATGGCTCCTTTGACGTGGTATTCCAGCTCCAGCACAAGGAGATGCTGAAGCAACTGCTGGCCCTGCTCAGCTCTGCCATGGTCCTGAGACCCCAGACAGCTGCATGTCCTGTCCAGGAGCCCCAGTCCGGTGGCCCATCCAAGGAAAGGTGAGCAGGTAGCCCTTGTGATTTCAAAAGCAGCAGccattgccaggcatggtgacacactcctgtaatcccagcaacccaggagaccgaggcaggaggatcacaagttcgaggtcagcctcagcaacttagtgaagcctaagcaatttagagagatcctggctcaaaacaaaaaataaaaagggctggagatgttgctcagtgggtaatgctcctgggttcaattcccagtaacaacaacaaaataaaaagaggcagCCATAAGACCCATTCTGGAGGATATCCTCAGCTGGCCTGGCCCAGAGGCCTGGTTCTCCAAGGAGCCAAAGGTCTTCTCCTGTGAAGTGGAGGTAATGACCCCAAGTCCCTTCCCACAGGCAGCCCAGCAGCCAGCCACCCAAGGCGGCATCTCTGCTGCAGCAGCTGCGTGGCATCAGACCCTACCAGCCAGGAGATCTAGGACTGGTGCCTCGCCGGGTCCACATCCCACCCAACCCCCAGGACCTCAGACAGCTCTCATACGTCACCCGCATGAAGCCCTCCCGGGCACACAGTGTCTCTGAGGTGAGGATGCCAGAGCCCCAAGGACAGTAAGGTGGCAGCCAGCCCTGGGTGTACATTGTGGCTCTGTCAGACTGCACCCATGTGACCTTAGGGATGTGACTGgacctctctcagcctccccttATGTAAAATGGGCTGAAGAAAGGTGTGGCAGGGCCTTAGTGGGCGAAGGCATGCACACTCAACCCTGGGAAGGGGGCTGCTTGCTACTCCTGTGGTCCCCACCCCATTGGAGAGGGATGGATGGGATCTGCCTGAGGAAGCCTCAGATTCCAAGCCAGCATCTTTAATCTTACAGACCCACACCTCTGGCTCTCTAAAAAAACTCCAAAAGTTTAGTCTTCCTGACGTTTTCCTGCATCCCAAGTGGCACGCGGAGAAATGACCAAACCCCTATCCTGGAAATGGACTGTTCCAGACAGCTGCAGTCCCCATCTTAAGTCTGCAAGTGGCCTGGGACAGCCCAGAGAAGAGTTATATAAAAAGTGGACATCACAGGTGGGCATGGCAGTTCTGTGGCACAGCTGGTTTGTGGGCAGCAATCAGGCAGGCAGCTGTGTCCATTGGTGTCAGGGGCCTGGTGAGGCACCCTGGCTTCGTGCACGGATGTGGTCCAAGAGCAGGTCAGCAGCACGATCTAGTAATGGGGGCAGCAACTCCTGCTCCTCTGGGGAGAAGCAGCCCAGGACGTGGGCCTTTACTGCACTAGGGTGTGTTGGGCGCCCAATGCCCACCCGTAGCCTTGGCATTGCCTGTGGGGGGAAGAGGTGGGCCAGAGAGCTTTAGTGATGTATGTTGGGCATACCCCACTGGCCACCCCTCACCCAGTGTAGGACAAAAGGGCAGACTCACACTGGAGTTGAGGCAGCTAATGCAGGAACGGACTCCATTGTGGCCCCTTCAAGGGATATGAGACAGCAGTTAGTGCTTCCTTGGGTCAGCACCCTTtcaccccaccctgcccaggaTGGGTTCACAGTGACTCATTCCTGGGGAACTGGGACAGAAGCCCTTCTCCACCCCAACTGGGAGGTCAGCATccctaccctaaccctgagcATCTCAGGCCTCACCTGGCACTGCCCCCCAACTTCAGAGCCAGTTTCCCCAGGGGCTTGTCCAGTTCATCATGTACCAGGTAGACCTCTTCCGCAGTCAGCCCAAACAGCTCAGCTGGGCACAGGGAAACAGTGGTCCTGTTTACTGCCTATCTGCACAGGGGTGTGTTACGCAGGTTCTCATAAGGAGGGGCCAAAAGAGAACCCCACTTCAAAGGGAAAGAAACCGAGGCTCCCAAAGTACCCAAGTCATGCAGTAATTGGAGCTCAACAGGTACTTTCCACGACCTGTGTCCTCAGGGCCGGCCCATCCATGGGGACCTCAACTCACCTGCCTGGGCCACGCTGCGCCCATTGGCATTCATGAGCCGCCTCGGCCGGAGCAGGACCAGCTGGGCATCCCCGAGGGGGGCCAGGGCGAGGTCAGCAGCGCAGCGCTGGTCGCGCGCCCAGCTTTCTGCCACTCCCAGCCGTCGAGCCAGCTGCCCCAGCACCGCCATGCCCACACTGTGCCTCGTACCAGGCAGTCCGTGGTTCCCCAGGCCAGCCACCTGCGAGCAGcaccagggaaactgaggccagcaACTCTCACCACCCCTGACAGCACAGCATCCCCTGGGACCCAGAGCAGAGGACGGAAATGAACAGCAGGGCCCGAATGAGGACGAGGCGCCAAAAAAGGGCTCAGGAACCCCTGGGGGTTCCAGAAGGCCGGGCAGGCAGCGCGTCTTGGTGCAGGCACCGAGCTCCTGAAAGGCTGCAGCCCGTGGAGAAAAGGGTCCATTTTCTAgataagaaaacttaaaagagTTGTGGGGAACTTTACCCAGGAGACAATGGcagagccagagccagggccCCGATCCTCTGCGTCGCCGCTCACACCCCACTCACCAGCCACCGCTTCCCGGGGAACCGAGGCTCCAAGACACGCCGGCTCATGGCCCGCCACCGCCACAGCCCCCAGCGCGAAAGGCCGGACGCCGACATGCTGCCCCCATTCAGGGCCTGAGCCCCGCCCCGCGACGTCAGCCAGCCTGCGGCCAATCGCATCGCCCCCTGCGCTGGGGCGTCCAGTCCGGGCGGGGCCTTGCAGCCTCTAAGGGGCGGAAGTGCGGGGCGGCGGCGCGTCGGGTCGCCCCCGCGCGTTCCGCGGCTCTGCGTCAGCGTGGCCCTGTGGGGTTCTTGTGGCACCCTCGGAACCCTCTTCAGTCACCGACCTGGGAGGCGGGAGCCTTGTTATGCCCTCGCTGTGGCCCTGCCTCGCTGCAGAAGCCTGGCGACTTTCTTCCTTGCCgtcggcctcagcctcccccgtTAAATTTTCTAGCAGCCCTCAGGTCGCGGGGGCGTGGCCAAGGGGCGGAGCCTGCGGGCGTCCTGGAGCTGGTGCCTAGCAACGCCAGAGGTCCCGGCTGCGAGGGGAGTCGGTGCCCTCCTTCAAGCGGCCTCATGGAAGACGCTGGCGAGGTGCGGGCTGGGGGAGAAGCTAAAGCCAAGGCAGAGGACAGGGTAGGGACACCAGGGCTGAGTTCCCAGGAGAGGCTTAAAGTACGGCCGAGGCAGGGCCAGTAgtgcaacttagagaggccctggcCTCTGTGCTAAGAACCGAGAGCTCATGACTTGTGGGCAGAGCTGGCGTCCAGGCCAAGACGTCATTGGCCCAGACCGTGGGACGAGAGAAGAGGAGCCATCTGACCGATTTTGAGGCAGTGGAACAGACAGGGCTTGAGAGCTGTTGGGTCATGGGTCTCCGGCTTGGGTGGTTGGTGGAGAAAGTGGCCCTAGCCCAGGTGGGAAAGCCTAGCACAGAAGTCAATGAGGTGTTCAGCGTGACCTGCTGGCCCTGAGGGTCCCATAGGACATCCAAGGAGCTGAGAACCCCTATGGCCTGGGACTTGGGGCAGGATCAGAGCTGGGGACATTAGAGCTGTGAGTACTGAGAGCAGGAGGTAAGAGCTGGGAAGGCCCAGAGGATGGTGTGGGCATGAGGACCCAGATCCCACACATTGCCATAGGAGAGGGACAGAGGCAGGAACATCCCTAAGGGTCAGGGGACCACTAGCCCTCTTTCCACTCTCCTCTACCTGGTAAGTGGGGGTCCTCTCTGAGGCCTGCTCCAGCCTGCTGTCCCTTGGTTCTAGGATGCTCTGGCAATTGACCAGGTCCCCTCAGAGGACATCCCAAAGCCACGGGTTATTCCAGTTTCAAAGGGAACCCTGAAGCGCATCTTTGGGACCAGCCAAGTGTTCCTGGATTTGGATGATATAAAACCAAAGGTCATAAAGTTAACGGTGCCTCTCAAAGTCAGAGAGTAGTGAGTGACTATTTTGTCTCAGGTTCCTGCCCCACACCCCCAACCATTAACATGCTGTGCAACCTTGAGCCTGTTACTgtctctctctgagcctcagtgaaCTCCACTCTGTAATGAGGCCCTTCTACTTCAGTGAATAAAAGGCTGATGGCTCCAGAAATGCCAGAGTGCCCTCCCTAGTACCATCTACCCCTCCTGCCTCTCCACCTGATCTCCTTCCACCCAGCCATATGCCCGGGGCTGCTCCAAAGTCAGGGCCAGCCCCATACCTATACTCTCCTGCCACTGCAGCTACCAGCGAGCCCATCAGTGCCTGGAGCAAGAGGACTGGGAGATGGCTGTGCTATACTTCTCCCGTGCCCTTCACCTGGATCCCCATGTGGTGAGAGGAGGGCCTCTGTGGGCACCAGCAACCTCAGGCACACACTTCCCCTTCACTGTCACCCTGCTAGGTCCCTTCCTTCAAGACCACCAAGTACCTGCTGATAACTGGGTGTCATGCCTGGGGGAGGCAGAGTCCACTCCCTACCCTTACGGGCAGATGGTGGGGCTGGAACACAGCCTGGACCTCCTCACCTTCAGGTGGACTTCTATGCCTGGAGGGCTGAGGCCTTCATCCAGCTGTGTGACTTCTCCTCGGCAGCCCAGAATCTTCGAAGGGCATATTCCTTCCAGCCAGAGAACCCCAAGTACCTGGAGCGGCTTGCTTTTGTGCTCTACATTCAGGTGCTCCACCTCACAGCCCGGGTGCCTCACTCCCTCTGGCTGTGAGGGGCTTTCCTTGCTCCTGCGACCAGTTCTGTCTCCTTGGGGATTCCTAGTCCCTGTGTCTGTGTCGCCACCCATTGTTTCTCTCACCTTCCAAGGCAGCTTGCTGCCAGGCGTGGGGGCTTTGCAGCATCGTCCAGCGAACTTCCTGAAATGATGACAACAGTCTGCTCTGCACCATCCAATATGGCAGCCACCAGCCACCTAGAAACGTTAAGCTCTTGAAATATGGCGACTGTGACggagaaactgaattttaaattttatttgggctggggtgtagcttaatggtagatcacttgcttagcatgcataaggcactggatTCCAGCCCCCACATTACAAAAAAAGTATAcagataaatttaatttatacagCCACATACAGCTGGTGGCTGTTGTAGTGTTAGCACAGATCTAGGGTGGAAGGCTCTAAGCACTGAAAGATGGTAGGGACTTCATTTGCAactcaaaattcaaaacaaagtCAATAGTAAACTATAAAACACCAAcaaaatcctgtttttttttttccattttgacaaCTTTGCTGTCTTTTGAAAGGCCCCAAATTACAGTTCTTAAAAAAGCATTTGAGGCACCCAAACTTTGTGTTCAATCTGTCTGTTGGAAGCCTGTGTTCTTCATAGACGCTTCCTGTGTGACCTCAGGAAAAGTCACTTTATTTCTCTGTACTTCTTTTCCTTCATCCAAAAGGGGGACACTCACTAGTGCCAGTGAGATGACGAGTTCTGGTTCTTAGCCCAGGGCTCCCCAAAGATTCCTTTCGCTCAGCTGTTCTCCTCCACCCCTGGTTTCTCCGATCCTTGTCTCCGAGCTGCTGCCTCTCACCAGCTGTGTAGTAATCactgtttctttctctgtccccAACTCTgcatctgtatgtgtgtgtgtgtgtgtttgtctgtctCTTAAAGTCTCCCAGATCTAAAAAGCTTTGTCTTATCTCTTGTTTCTCCCCTTTTGCCCCAATTTTGCTCCTGCCAACTGGTGGGTGCTGCTGGGTCAGAGTTGCAAGCAGCATTGACTGACCCCTGTCCCCAGGGCCAGTGCTTATATGAGCAATGCGATTACCTGGACGCCCTGAACATCTTCTCTCAAGGCTCTACGCTCCAGCCCAACAAACCCTGCTTCCGCTACCGATGGTGAGTGCCAGCTGtgtcctgcctccctcccagcaGCCCCTTGTGCCCTCCCCCTGAGACAGCAAGCACCTCTTGCCCTCCACCCTCAGCATAGCCTGCCTCATGGCCCTCAAACGGCATCAAGACTGCCTCTCACTCATCACCAAGGAGGTGAAGCAGGGCACCACCAATGCCGACATCTACATCCTCCGGGCCAGGCTTTACAACTTCTTCCAGAAGGTAGAGCACGCGGGCAGGGCAGGTGCCCCGCTTTCAACCTGAAGCATGCCCCAAGGTTACAGAAGGAGGCTAGGCTGTCGGCCAGGTCAAAGGTCCTTCCCCACAGTGCACTGCGGCATTGCCCTCCCTGGCAGAGGGCCTGACCAGTGCTGCCCACTTAGCTGCCTAGTTGGAAAGTTCTCCATCATCACTCAGCCCTGGCTCTGTGCCAGGACAGTGTCAGGTTCTGTGGTGACCACAAGGTGAGAGACCCATATCGTTGCTGTCCTTCTGGAGCTCCCAGCCCAGGGGGACATCCCTGAGCAGACGATCAcataggatttatttattttagttttaggtggacacaatatcattattttacatttatgtggtgctgagggcaaacccagtgccttgtgcatgctaggcgagcactctgccactgagccacaacccagccccacagGAATGATTTGACCAGGAGGGTGAGAGCGCCCTGCTGCAGGCCCCTCGGCCGTCAGACAAGGCAGCActgcttcttccttcttcctgcccctgctcctccccgtttcctttccttcttccctttgccTCACTGAACATGTACTAAGCACTCTTCCTCCCAGCACCCCACAGGCTGGGCTGGATGGGGACTGAGTACAGAGAAAGGCCAGGGAAATAGGGTCTCAGGAGGTGGGTAGAGAGGTGTGCTGGACACGAAGGAGGGCACTAGAGGTATGAGAGGGCACTGGGGTCTCCAGGTCTTCCTGAGAGCAGCAGGAGCCTCAACGGGGTACTCCCGGGGCAGTGGACTTGAGCAAGACCCTCTTGCTGCTGCTGGGAGTGTTAGGTTGGAAGAGATGGCCCTGGGGGGCAGGCAGGAACCTGGGAGAGGCTGGGCACCacaagaggaagaagggagggctGTGGGAGTGGGGTCAAGGCAGGTCCCACAGTACTTCGGAAGCCACCACTAGATCCAGttaggtggtgcacacctgtaatcccagcagctctggaggctaaagcaggaggatcccaattttGAGACCAACCTCGGCAACTTtttgggaccctgtctcaaagtaaaatagggctgggggtgcagctcagtggcagagcacttgcttagtatgtgcaaggccctgggttcaatcccagcatcaaaaaaaaaagaaaaagaaagaaagaaaagggacgGGGCATCACTGGGGCAGTCTCAGGGTAAGGGCGGGCTCTAGAAGTTTCCAGGTTCTGCTTTGCCTGGGTGATGAAAACAAGGCAAGGAAGGACAGGTGGCGGCGGCAGGAGGGTTTGCCTCATTTCCCCGGGTGGAGGTGTCCTGGGTGGCTGATGACTGAGCCTGCAATTCTGGAGGGAGTGTTGGAAGGAATGCGGTGAGGCATTAGGTGACTTCTCCAATGTCCCACAGGTGACTCAGGGGGAGTCTCCTCCAAAGGTGTGAGACTAGCCATCATTGCCAAATGTTGGCTGTGGTGGGTTCAGTCCCTCCTGTGGCCTGGGCCTGCTCATAGGCCTGTTCTAAGCATTACCCATGTTTATCCTGAAGGCTGCAGTCACCTTTGAGGAAGGTAGGTGAAGAAGCAGCCCAGGGGTGACTTCCCAGGGTCACAAAGCCAGTCAGCGGTGTTGTCCTGGGCCCAGGTCTGCCTGCTCAAAGCCCAGGTCCTGGCTTCAGTCGTTCGCCCATCCCCACTCATACTTGCTACCCACACTCTTGCCCTGTTCGCCATCCAGCCAGCTACCCAGCCTCAGCTGCCTGCTAGAATTGTTTGTTGACTGACTGACTAACCTGCACACCCAGTAGAAGGTATTTGCCTCGGGCTGTTTTCCACTCATACCCAGACCTGAATCTGTTCTTGGTCAGAGGTCTCGTGGGCTTAAAGGTCAGGGAGCCTGCGAGGGAGTGCAGGAGAGGATAAGAAGGACAAGGCAGTCACTTCAAGAGGACACACACTCCCCTCCGTCTCAGAGGAGGCTCACAGGAGACAACaaatgctgaggctgacctgCCTCACGTGGGGTCACACCTCGAGAGGGGTCAGTAAGGATGAGGCCTGGGAGGAGCTTTTCCCAAATGAAACAATAACATGGGGGACACCAGGGAGGGATGACACGATGCCAGTTTGTCACCTGGAGGTCtgtcctccccctcccttccactgGGCAGGAAAGGGCTCCACTTAGCTCCACCATGCGGCCTGCacattggtttcattaatgaggttcttggcataaaagttagctagcagagatcgaaataaaacacacagactcagttacctttttctatgaccaggtccgagacggctcccctctctggctccaacctcgaaCCACCCGTAGGGCAGcagggattactcagggctagcaggagagagagagcgagcatgccagggagtagccttttattggggaacaagaaattcaggggagaattccatccaatgaaggttgagggggggccgcactccaaggtcagggtcagtgattgggcccccggggtcagtggtcagtcacacccccacacggacgggttctctcatcaggagagggccgggaaagctccgacacagccagaacgcctcagacccaaaccgggagtcgcccagtcacgtttGAGAATGGCTCTCCACACTTAGCCACCCAGTGCCCCTGATGCCACCCCACCCCTGGCAGCCCAGGCTCTGCTATCGGGACCTTCGC encodes:
- the Ptrh1 gene encoding peptidyl-tRNA hydrolase; amino-acid sequence: MSASGLSRWGLWRWRAMSRRVLEPRFPGKRWLVAGLGNHGLPGTRHSVGMAVLGQLARRLGVAESWARDQRCAADLALAPLGDAQLVLLRPRRLMNANGRSVAQAAELFGLTAEEVYLVHDELDKPLGKLALKLGGSARGHNGVRSCISCLNSSAMPRLRVGIGRPTHPSAVKAHVLGCFSPEEQELLPPLLDRAADLLLDHIRARSQGASPGP